One Chiloscyllium plagiosum isolate BGI_BamShark_2017 chromosome 14, ASM401019v2, whole genome shotgun sequence genomic region harbors:
- the c14h5orf15 gene encoding keratinocyte-associated transmembrane protein 2, whose product MEARVVSEIWAKARAFTLVLIVVSAGVVVADGQEGNATSNSVPTGNVTRTTVTQQAANITNDLTSQRSESVKAIESKSTETKLTINATTLKTTTTTTTSTTTLKSSTTSMEAVRSTESLLAITQKATAVQNSDQIIPTRKDISIVEGNNINDKQDTEVLVIGTDIGEDESIISNTDPEKMDEITDNQLLLVGQGNSPSYYEADEEKGAEEYFDINQLDEDDLENDDMDEPPELPDQPIYISAHEEEDSHFFFYLVTAAFLIAVVYITYHNKRKIYILFVQSRRWKDSLCSRTIEYQRLDQNVHDAMPSLKITKDYIF is encoded by the exons ATGGAGGCGCGCGTTGTTTCCGAGATCTGGGCGAAGGCGCGCGCTTTCACATTGGTCTTGATCGTTGTTAGTGCTGGTGTGGTCGTCGCGGATGGTCAGGAAGGCAACG CAACCAGCAACAGCGTCCCTACAGGAAATGTAACACGAACGACTGTAACTCAACAGGCTGCCAATATTACCAACGATCTGACATCTCAGAGAAGTGAGTCAGTTAAAGCAATTGAATCCAAAAGTACAGAGACAAAATTGACCATTAATGCTACAACCCTGaaaacaaccaccaccaccactacatCTACAACCACTTTGAAATCTTCAACAACATCAATGGAAGCTGTCAGGAGTACAGAATCTCTTCTAGCAATAACACAGAAAGCAACTGCTGTCCAAAATTCTGACCAAATTATACCAACTAGAAAAGATATTTCAATCGTAGAAGGTAACAACATTAATGACAAGCAAGATACAGAAGTTCTGGTAATTGGCACTGATATTGGAGAGGATGAAAGTATAATTTCGAATACAGATCcagagaaaatggatgaaatAACGGATAACCAGTTGTTGCTTGTTGGACAAGGCAATTCTCCATCCTATTATGAAGCAGATGAAGAAAAAGGGGCAGAGGAGTATTTTGATATAAATCAATTGGATGAGGATGATCTGGAAAATGATGATATGGATGAACCTCCTGAGCTCCCTGATCAACCAATATACATTTCTGCACATGAAGAAGAAGACAGTCACTTCTTTTTCTACCTTGTTACTGCTGCTTTTCTAATTGCTGTTGTTTATATTACATATCACAATAAAAGAAAG ATTTACATTCTCTTCGTTCAAAGCAGACGATGGAAGGATAGTCTTTGCTCAAGAACAATTGAATATCAGCGTTTGGACCAGAATGTACATGATGCTATGCCATCACTTAAGATTACAAAAGACTACATTTTCTAA